The Lutibacter sp. A64 genome segment AAATCAACTAAAATATGTGTTTTTAAAGGTTTTTGAAGGTACATTGTGCTATTTATACCTCTTAAAAAAGGAGCGGTTCCGGCAATATAATTTTCATGTTCAAAAAAAGTGTTTTTTTTGTTTTGAACCGTAATTTCTATGTCTGAAAAATCTTTACGCTTCATTTTTTCTTATTTTTTGTTCCACCTTTTCAGATAATCTTTTAGAAAGTATTGGAGTTATTAATGTTTTTTGCGGTTTGTTTTTTGTGTTTTCTATTAAAGTAGGTTTTAAGTTGCTCTCTGTTTTATCTAAAAAAAGTTTAGAGTCAAATTCGAGTTGTTCTTTTTGAGCGTTTTCTGCTATTTTTCGTTGTATAGTTCCTTCTTTTAATTGATTTAAAAAACCACCACTTTTTTCAATATCCTTAAAAATTAGTAAAGCTTTTTCTGCTAATTGTTTGGTTAAAGATTCAATATAGTAAGAGTCTTCAGTGGTATCTTTTTTATCTTTAAACTGCTGTATAAGGTCTAAGAGTTGTTGTTGATCTTCGGTGAATTTATGCGAACTATTATATTCATCTATGTTAATTGTATTTGCACCTCCTAAAACAGCACTTACAGTTTCGGATGTTAAACGAAATGTGTTTATTGAAGTGTTGAATAAAGTTTTATTTCTTAAACTTGGTGTTGTGTAAATTTTAGCAATGGCAGAAGTATTGTAGTTGCTTAATATTAAATTATAAAGGTATCGAAAAGCTCTAATTTTAGCTATTTCAAAAAAATAATTGCTTCCTATGGAAAATTTAAATTGAATGGTATTTGCAATTTCGCTACCGTATTTTGTTAAATATTCATTTGCATGCGCTAGCGCGTAGGCAATTTGTTGTGTGGTATTAGCGCCAGCATTTTGGTATGTGATTGCATCAACGCTTAAAATAAATGTTTTAGGGTTGTTTTTTATAAAACTTTCAAGTAATGAAAAATTGTTATTAGACGTTTTAAACCAGTTTCCGGTTTTGGTTAAATTACCAATAGGATCAATATTTAAATAAAAAGTTTCAGCTTGTAAAGTGTTATAAAGTTCATTGATGAAGTTTTCAGATAAAAAGTTTAAATCAAAATGAAATTCAATATTAATTTTCAATAAATTTTTAAATACTTCTAAAGTATTAAAAGCTTGTGTAGCTTTAAATAAAATTGCGGTTATGCCTTTTTTTATAGCTGATTGTGCTTCAGAATTAGCTGTGGTTTCTGATGTTATAACAATGGTTTTACAGGTTTTAAAACCTGTTTCGGGTGTTGGAACAACTACTTTTTCAAAAGTGTCTGCATGGTAAAAGGGTTTTATTGTAATACCTTCAGTTGTTTTTGTTAAAAGTGTTTTGTTGTAATCTGCTCCGTCTAATTCAAATTGAATTTTTTGTTTCCAAGCGGCCGCAGAACTTGTTTGAAATTCATTTGTTAAAAAATTAGACATAGTTTTAAGTGTTGAATAAGTATGAAATAAAAGTACGTTATTATTTTGCTATGGTGTCATATTGTATGATATAAATTTCTTCGTTTTCTTTTTTCATTTTGTATTCTTCTCTAGCAAATTTTTCTAATTCTTCAGTATCATCAAGGTTTTTAATTAATTCGTCGTCTTTTTTAATTTCATTAATATAATACTCTTTTTCGCTTTTAAGTTTTTCAATTTCTAGGTTAAACTCTCTATGGTTAAGCCAAGAATTTTCATCAAAAAAGGTCATCCAAATTATAAATGTTACTAGAATTAACACATATTTGTTTGAGATGAATTTTACAATTGGTTTGTTTAGAAACTGCTTTAATTTCATTAAATTACAATTTATGACTTATAACGGTTCTAACGATGTCGATAGCTACGGTATTGTATCTGTCGTTTGGAATAATAATGTCTGCATAGTTTTTAGTTGGTTCAATAAATTGTTGATGCATAGGTTTTAGAGTGTTTTGGTATCGTGTTAATACTTCATTTACATCTCTGCCTCGTTCTTCAATATCTCGCCTAACCCTTCTAATTAAACGTTCGTCAGTATCTGCATGAACAAATATTTTAATATCGAAAATATCGCGTAATTCTTTGTTGTTAAAAATTAAAATTCCTTCAACAATTATTACTTTCCGTGGGTGTGTAATTAGCGTGTCTATAGTGCGGTCGTGGGTAACAAAAGAATAGACGGGTTGCTCAATAATTTCTCCTTTTCTAAGTGCTTTTAAGTGACTTACCAATAAATCGAAATCGATAGCTTTTGGGTGGTCAAAATTAATTTTTTTTCGTTCTTCATAACTTAAATTATGAGTTGCATGGTAGTATGAGTCTTGTGAAATAACACAAACTTCATCTGCGGGTAATTCGTTTAGTATTTGGTTTACTACGGTTGTTTTACCACTTCCTGTTCCTCCGGCAATTCCTATTATTAACATCTATTTTTTTATATATTTTTACAAATTTAGGGAATATTAAACAAGAAATAATAATCAGTTGTTGAAAAATAGTGATTCGAAAAAAAACAAATCCTTTTTACCTTTAAAAAATACGTGTTTTAAATATCTTTTGTGCTAGGTTTAAAATGTATAATTAACTGCTGTAATTTTTTAAAAAATCTTCAAAAGGCATCGGTATTAATTTTTTTGAAGAATAATAATCTAAATATGTTTTGTAATCTTTTAATGCTATAGGGTTTGTTTGTTTTGTTGTAGAGGAATTTTGTGAGGAATTGCTGCTCATAAATTAAATAATTAAGGGGGTTTTGTTATTGTGTTAAAATTTAAAATTGTTGTATTTTTTTTAAAAAAAGTTAAAATATGAAAAAATATTGTAAAATATTTAAATAAAATGAATATTTATTAAGATTTGTGTTTTTTTAAATGAGGTTTGGTGTTTAAGATGCTAAATTGTTTTTAAGATGTGAAAATAGCACTAAAATGGTACTGAATTTTAAATAAATGAAGCCGTAGAGTTTCTTTAAAAGCAATTGCTATTCAATATTAATTGGTTATTTTTGTTGAAATCTAGATTTTAAATACTAAAGTGTAGAATTTCCGTTTTTAAATTATGAAATGGTTGAAATAATAAATAGTTACAAATGAAAGGAATAATTTTAGCAGGGGGTTCAGGAACACGCTTATATCCAATAACTAAAGGTACTTCAAAACAATTGTTGGCTATTTATGATAAGCCTATGATTTATTATCCGCTTTCTATTTTAATGCTTTCTGGAATAACAGAAATATTAATAATTTCAACTCCTCAAGATTTACCGAATTTTAAAAAATTATTGGGAAATGGTAAATCCATTGGAATGCGGTTTGAATATGTTGAACAGCCATCTCCAGATGGATTAGCACAAGCGTTTATTTTAGGAGAAAAATTTATTGGAGATGATGATGTTTGTTTAATTCTAGGAGATAATATTTTTTATGGTGCAGGTATGGAAAAGCGTTTAAACGATGCTGTTTTATCTGTAAAAGAAAATAAGAAAGCAACAATTTTTGGGTATTATGTGCAAGATCCAAATAGATATGGAGTCGCAGAATTTGATGCAGAAAAAAATGTATTAAGCATTGAAGAGAAACCAGAAAAACCTAAAAGCAATTATGCTGTTGTGGGCTTGTATTTTTATCCGAATAGTGTAGTTAAAATTGCTAAAAATATAAAGCCAAGTAAACGTGGCGAATTAGAAATTACAACGGTAAACCAAACCTATTTAGAACAGAAAAATTTAAAATTAGAATTGTTAGGAAGAGGTTATGCTTGGTTAGATACGGGAACTCAAGATTCTCTTTTAGAGGCTTCTAATTTTATTCAAACTATTGAAAAACGACAAGGTTTAAAAATTGCTTGTATAGAAGAAATTGCTTTTCAAATGGGCTATATAAATAAGGAAGAGTTATTGTTACTAGCAGAAGAATATAAAAATAATAGTTACGGCCAGTATTTATTGAATTTAGCAAGGCGATGATTAGGAGTTGTTTATGAGATGTAGAAGTGAAGATGAAATAAATTTATTGAGGTTTAGCGGTGTTGAGAGCTAAACCAATAAATATCAACAGAGAACTAGAATTAACAAATTTTAATGGAATTTATAAGAACAAATATACCAGAAGTAGTACTTTGTAAACCAACTGTTTTTAAAGATGATAGAGGTTATTTTTATGAAGTTTTTAAAAAAGAGTCTTTTGAAAAATTTATTGGTTATAGCGTAGATTTTTGTCAAGATAATGAAGCAAAATCTTCAAAAGGAGTACTGCGTGGTTTGCATTATCAATTACCACCTTTTGCACAATCTAAATTGGTGCGAGTTATAAAAGGAAAAGTATTGGATGTGGTAGTTGATATTAGAAAAAACTCTAAAACATTTGGCGAGAAAGTTATTGTTGAATTAAGTGAAGAAAATAAACACCAACTTTTTGTTCCTAAAGGATTTGCACACGGGTATTTAACTTTAAGCGATGATACTATTTTCTGTTATAAAGTAGATGCTTATTACAATAAAAAAGCAGAAAGAGGTATTTTGTATAACGACCAAGAACTTGCTATTGATTGGGGTTTTTCTGAAGATAAGTTAATTATTTCAGAAAAAGATAAAGTACAAGTGCCTTTTAACAAAGCCGATTTATTTGAACCAACTTTTAAGATGTATGAATAATGTTTTAATAACGGGTGCAAATGGTCAATTAGGGATTTCTTTACAAAGTATTGCAGAAAATTATCCGAATTATACTTGTTTTTTTGCAACTAAAAGTGTGTTAGATATTTCAGATTTTAATGCTGTTTCAAATTTTGTTAACGAGAATAAAATAAATATAATTATTAACTGTGCAGCATATACTGCTGTAGATAAGGCAGAAGATGAATTTGGCTTAGCAACTGAAATTAATCATTTGGCAGTAGAAAATTTAGCAGAAGTTTCTAAAAAGTATACTATTAAATTAATTCATATTTCAACAGATTATGTTTTTGATGGATATTCAAAAATACCTTATCTAGAAACAGCTACTACAAACCCTACAAATAATTATGGTAAGTCTAAATTAGAGGGTGAAAACGCTTTGTTGAAAGTAAATCCAGAAAATTCGGTGATTATAAGAACATCTTGGTTGTATTCTTTACACGGAACAAATTTTGTAAAAACTATGTTAAGGTTATTTAAAAGTAATAAAACTGTAAAAGTAGTTTCAGATCAAATAGGTTCTCCAACAAATGCTAATGATTTGGCAAATTTTTTATTTACAATAATTCCAAGTATAAAAAATAAAGAAGTTGAAACATATCATTATTCAAATAAAGGAACTTGTAGCTGGTTTCAATTTGCACAAGAAATAGCAAAAATAACCAATAGTGAGTGTACTATAGTTCCAATTTTATCAAAAGATTTTAATTCAAAAGTAAAAAGGCCAAAATATAGTTTGTTAAATACTGATAAAGTACAGCAAGTATTTAAAGTTGAAATACTATCTTGGCAAGATTCTTTAAAACAATGTTTAAATAAAATTAAGTAAATTATGAATTCTATTTTAGTTACAGGTGGAGCTGGATTTATCGGCTCAA includes the following:
- a CDS encoding methylmalonyl-CoA mutase family protein, encoding MSNFLTNEFQTSSAAAWKQKIQFELDGADYNKTLLTKTTEGITIKPFYHADTFEKVVVPTPETGFKTCKTIVITSETTANSEAQSAIKKGITAILFKATQAFNTLEVFKNLLKINIEFHFDLNFLSENFINELYNTLQAETFYLNIDPIGNLTKTGNWFKTSNNNFSLLESFIKNNPKTFILSVDAITYQNAGANTTQQIAYALAHANEYLTKYGSEIANTIQFKFSIGSNYFFEIAKIRAFRYLYNLILSNYNTSAIAKIYTTPSLRNKTLFNTSINTFRLTSETVSAVLGGANTINIDEYNSSHKFTEDQQQLLDLIQQFKDKKDTTEDSYYIESLTKQLAEKALLIFKDIEKSGGFLNQLKEGTIQRKIAENAQKEQLEFDSKLFLDKTESNLKPTLIENTKNKPQKTLITPILSKRLSEKVEQKIRKNEA
- a CDS encoding FtsB family cell division protein; the protein is MKLKQFLNKPIVKFISNKYVLILVTFIIWMTFFDENSWLNHREFNLEIEKLKSEKEYYINEIKKDDELIKNLDDTEELEKFAREEYKMKKENEEIYIIQYDTIAK
- the udk gene encoding uridine kinase, encoding MLIIGIAGGTGSGKTTVVNQILNELPADEVCVISQDSYYHATHNLSYEERKKINFDHPKAIDFDLLVSHLKALRKGEIIEQPVYSFVTHDRTIDTLITHPRKVIIVEGILIFNNKELRDIFDIKIFVHADTDERLIRRVRRDIEERGRDVNEVLTRYQNTLKPMHQQFIEPTKNYADIIIPNDRYNTVAIDIVRTVISHKL
- the rfbA gene encoding glucose-1-phosphate thymidylyltransferase RfbA, with amino-acid sequence MKGIILAGGSGTRLYPITKGTSKQLLAIYDKPMIYYPLSILMLSGITEILIISTPQDLPNFKKLLGNGKSIGMRFEYVEQPSPDGLAQAFILGEKFIGDDDVCLILGDNIFYGAGMEKRLNDAVLSVKENKKATIFGYYVQDPNRYGVAEFDAEKNVLSIEEKPEKPKSNYAVVGLYFYPNSVVKIAKNIKPSKRGELEITTVNQTYLEQKNLKLELLGRGYAWLDTGTQDSLLEASNFIQTIEKRQGLKIACIEEIAFQMGYINKEELLLLAEEYKNNSYGQYLLNLARR
- the rfbC gene encoding dTDP-4-dehydrorhamnose 3,5-epimerase, translated to MEFIRTNIPEVVLCKPTVFKDDRGYFYEVFKKESFEKFIGYSVDFCQDNEAKSSKGVLRGLHYQLPPFAQSKLVRVIKGKVLDVVVDIRKNSKTFGEKVIVELSEENKHQLFVPKGFAHGYLTLSDDTIFCYKVDAYYNKKAERGILYNDQELAIDWGFSEDKLIISEKDKVQVPFNKADLFEPTFKMYE
- the rfbD gene encoding dTDP-4-dehydrorhamnose reductase; the protein is MNNVLITGANGQLGISLQSIAENYPNYTCFFATKSVLDISDFNAVSNFVNENKINIIINCAAYTAVDKAEDEFGLATEINHLAVENLAEVSKKYTIKLIHISTDYVFDGYSKIPYLETATTNPTNNYGKSKLEGENALLKVNPENSVIIRTSWLYSLHGTNFVKTMLRLFKSNKTVKVVSDQIGSPTNANDLANFLFTIIPSIKNKEVETYHYSNKGTCSWFQFAQEIAKITNSECTIVPILSKDFNSKVKRPKYSLLNTDKVQQVFKVEILSWQDSLKQCLNKIK